Proteins from a single region of Luteolibacter arcticus:
- a CDS encoding Sec-independent protein translocase subunit TatA/TatB, with translation MFNLGGQEMMIIFVIVLLLFGAKKIPELARGLGKSMGEFKKAREEFEHEITRSEDEVRIKEAAGKEVHDKA, from the coding sequence ATGTTTAACCTCGGCGGACAAGAAATGATGATCATTTTCGTGATCGTCCTCCTCCTTTTCGGAGCGAAAAAGATCCCTGAACTCGCCCGCGGTCTCGGCAAGAGCATGGGTGAATTCAAGAAGGCCCGCGAAGAATTCGAGCATGAGATCACTCGCTCGGAAGACGAAGTGCGGATCAAGGAAGCAGCCGGCAAGGAAGTGCACGACAAGGCCTGA
- the hrpB gene encoding ATP-dependent helicase HrpB, with product MRLPVHEIEADLKAAVARGERDRVLLKAPTGSGKSTAVPGMLMDAGISGKILVIEPRRMAARLLAGWVAKLRGARLGGEVGYAVRFDTNYGRDTRLIYMTDGVFQRWLQEDSALKDVGAVVFDEFHERRLAVDVALGRCLDLQEAARPDLRVLVMSATLETRGLAEYLAPAQMLEAGGRTFPIEIAYRPERPKVNDRRGGPPQETPVWERIATVCKDALAQPDAGDVLCFLPGMHEIRKTVEILENSSFARGHDIFPLHGGLPPAAQEAAVSPGKRPKIIVSTNVAETSLTIEGVRTVIDAGLAREASFDPRRGIDTLLVRKISRASAEQRAGRAGRTGPGRAFRLWSESEHNRREAFDAPEVRRVDLAETVLLLKAADIRDVRDFRWLDAPLEESLLRAESLLHDLGAIDSIGDLTDEGRAMAALPLEPRYSRLMLAGVEQGCVAEMAFIAAAVQGEGIFVNKRGGFGRKDFVFKDDASDFEAEWRAFDSAAGMDFHPQRCAPLGVHGRGAREVAQGFDRLRKLALQRGWPWEDVDFTKHREAVGRAMLASFSDRLAVRFGEATLACRVVHKRKGKLDEDSAAKNAAAFVAAEITEVEGRDVTVQLRRATAVDPAWLKELFPDDFTHTDGAAYDEPRRRVVSRKETRFRDLVLESKESDHGINLDAAAEILAARVLSGELVLKHWDAAVDQWCTRLSCLGQWMPDMELPGWTDEDRAAAVAQICHGAVSYKDIKERQVWPVLREWLSHTQRAALDSYAPERISLANGQSAKITYEPGKDPWIALRVRDLFGVWQTPTIAGGRVPLLVHICAPNHRPWQMTKDLASFWAGGYTQMKKDLAGRYPKQPWPDDPKAWLAAGGQKR from the coding sequence GTGCGATTGCCGGTTCATGAAATCGAGGCCGACCTGAAAGCCGCCGTGGCCCGCGGCGAGCGCGACCGCGTGCTGCTGAAAGCCCCGACCGGCTCCGGCAAATCGACGGCCGTCCCCGGCATGCTCATGGACGCCGGAATTTCCGGAAAAATCCTCGTGATCGAGCCCCGCCGGATGGCCGCACGGCTGCTCGCCGGCTGGGTGGCGAAGCTTCGCGGTGCCCGGCTTGGCGGCGAAGTCGGCTACGCAGTGCGTTTCGACACGAATTACGGCCGCGACACCCGCCTGATCTACATGACGGACGGGGTCTTCCAGCGCTGGCTGCAGGAGGATTCCGCGCTAAAAGACGTTGGCGCGGTGGTTTTCGACGAATTCCACGAGCGCCGGCTGGCCGTGGACGTGGCACTTGGCCGCTGCCTCGACCTCCAGGAGGCCGCCCGTCCCGATCTGCGGGTTCTGGTCATGTCCGCCACCCTCGAAACCCGCGGACTAGCGGAGTATCTCGCTCCGGCTCAAATGCTTGAAGCGGGTGGCCGCACCTTCCCCATCGAAATCGCCTACCGCCCCGAGCGCCCGAAGGTGAACGACCGCCGCGGCGGCCCGCCGCAGGAAACGCCGGTCTGGGAACGCATCGCCACCGTCTGCAAGGACGCCCTCGCCCAGCCGGACGCCGGCGACGTGCTATGCTTCCTGCCTGGCATGCACGAGATCCGGAAAACGGTCGAAATCCTCGAAAACTCATCGTTTGCCCGCGGCCACGACATTTTCCCGCTGCACGGCGGCCTGCCACCCGCGGCGCAGGAGGCGGCGGTTTCACCGGGCAAACGGCCGAAGATCATCGTCTCGACGAATGTTGCCGAAACCTCGCTGACCATCGAGGGCGTGCGCACCGTGATCGACGCCGGTCTCGCCCGCGAGGCGAGCTTCGACCCGCGCCGGGGCATCGATACCCTGCTGGTTCGGAAAATTTCCCGCGCCTCTGCCGAGCAACGCGCCGGTCGTGCCGGCCGCACCGGTCCCGGGCGAGCCTTCCGGCTGTGGAGCGAAAGTGAGCATAACCGCCGCGAGGCCTTCGACGCGCCCGAAGTCCGCCGCGTCGATCTCGCGGAAACCGTGCTCCTGCTGAAAGCCGCCGACATCCGGGACGTCCGCGACTTCCGCTGGCTGGATGCCCCCCTGGAGGAAAGCCTGCTGCGCGCGGAGTCGCTGCTGCACGACCTCGGCGCGATCGATTCCATCGGCGATCTCACCGACGAAGGCCGGGCCATGGCCGCCCTGCCTTTGGAGCCGCGCTACTCGCGGCTGATGCTCGCGGGCGTCGAGCAAGGCTGCGTGGCCGAGATGGCATTCATCGCCGCGGCCGTGCAGGGCGAAGGGATCTTCGTGAACAAGCGCGGCGGGTTCGGCCGCAAGGATTTCGTCTTCAAGGACGACGCCAGCGATTTCGAAGCCGAGTGGCGTGCCTTCGATTCCGCCGCAGGGATGGACTTTCATCCCCAGCGCTGCGCTCCGCTCGGAGTCCACGGCCGCGGCGCCCGCGAAGTGGCACAAGGTTTCGACCGGCTGCGAAAACTCGCGCTCCAGCGCGGCTGGCCATGGGAAGACGTCGATTTCACCAAGCACCGTGAAGCGGTCGGACGCGCAATGCTGGCGTCCTTCAGCGACCGTCTGGCGGTGCGCTTCGGCGAGGCCACCCTCGCCTGCCGCGTGGTCCACAAGCGCAAGGGCAAACTGGATGAGGACAGCGCGGCGAAGAACGCCGCCGCCTTCGTCGCCGCCGAGATCACCGAGGTCGAGGGCCGCGACGTCACCGTCCAGCTCCGCCGCGCAACGGCCGTCGATCCGGCGTGGCTGAAAGAGCTCTTCCCCGACGACTTCACCCATACCGACGGCGCGGCCTACGATGAACCTCGTAGAAGAGTCGTCTCGCGGAAGGAGACCCGCTTTCGCGACCTCGTGCTGGAGTCGAAGGAAAGCGACCACGGCATCAATCTCGACGCCGCCGCCGAGATCCTGGCGGCGCGGGTGCTCTCCGGTGAACTGGTGCTGAAGCACTGGGACGCCGCCGTGGACCAATGGTGCACGCGGCTTTCCTGCCTCGGCCAATGGATGCCGGACATGGAGCTGCCCGGCTGGACCGACGAGGATCGCGCCGCAGCGGTCGCACAAATCTGCCACGGAGCCGTCAGCTACAAGGACATCAAGGAGCGCCAGGTGTGGCCGGTGCTGCGTGAATGGCTCAGCCACACCCAACGCGCCGCCCTCGATTCCTATGCTCCCGAGCGCATCTCGCTGGCGAACGGCCAGAGCGCCAAGATCACCTACGAGCCCGGCAAGGACCCATGGATCGCGCTGCGGGTGCGCGACCTTTTCGGCGTATGGCAGACGCCAACCATCGCCGGCGGCCGCGTCCCGCTGCTCGTCCACATCTGCGCGCCGAACCATCGGCCGTGGCAAATGACCAAGGACCTCGCCAGCTTCTGGGCCGGTGGCTACACGCAGATGAAAAAGGACCTCGCCGGACGCTATCCGAAGCAGCCCTGGCCCGATGACCCGAAGGCCTGGCTTGCCGCCGGTGGCCAGAAACGCTGA
- a CDS encoding ABC transporter ATP-binding protein/permease, which translates to MPEKKVVAIREILRRLRRVMWAFLRSKVGGKAWLLLAALLVFMLAINGMNVLNSYVGRDFFSAIERRDSAGFIRHAWRYVGVFAASTVVAVFFRFCEERLGLLWREWQTKRVVRGYLNQHIYLHIKETGSITNPDQRMTEDIRALTSTSLSFMLMILNGTFTAISFSGVLWSISPKLFAVAVLYAATGSALTILLGRPLIRLNYQQSDREADFRSELIYVHQKAEGLAFTHDEARMKERLGARIDQLVLNFRKIVAVNRNLNFFTGGYNYMIQLIPVLFVAPMFIAGGVEFGVIGQSTMAFATLVGAFSLIITQFQSISSYASVVTRLSELMDASENAAIRNSRSCLDCQMNADRLVYSKLCLRASDTDERLLLRDLDATFEAKRNVLIIGPNPAAKTALFHATAGLHEAGSGSIQRPPPEKLAFVLEQPYLPPGSLRELLTPPGAPAVADHEIMALIDDLGLDVTGSRDRDFDTPRRWDDELSLTDGQFLAIARALLTKPDFIFLDHLDAALDGDEFRRVREVIARRGVAAIVFGNGKSSDSGYDAVLELAADGTWSWRETAVTPAGGEGAA; encoded by the coding sequence ATGCCCGAGAAGAAAGTCGTCGCCATTCGTGAGATCCTGCGCCGTCTGCGCCGGGTGATGTGGGCGTTCCTTCGTTCCAAGGTGGGGGGCAAGGCTTGGCTGCTGCTCGCCGCACTGCTGGTCTTCATGCTCGCGATCAACGGGATGAACGTGCTCAACAGCTACGTCGGCCGCGACTTCTTTTCGGCGATCGAGCGACGGGATAGCGCGGGCTTCATCCGCCATGCATGGCGATACGTCGGCGTGTTTGCGGCCTCCACCGTGGTGGCCGTGTTCTTCCGCTTTTGCGAGGAGCGCCTGGGATTGCTGTGGCGCGAGTGGCAGACCAAGCGGGTCGTCCGCGGCTACCTGAACCAGCACATCTACCTGCACATCAAGGAAACCGGGTCGATTACCAATCCGGACCAGCGGATGACCGAGGACATCCGCGCGCTTACCAGCACCTCGCTTTCGTTCATGCTGATGATTCTCAACGGGACCTTCACCGCGATCTCGTTCTCGGGAGTGCTCTGGTCGATCAGTCCCAAGCTGTTCGCGGTGGCGGTCCTCTACGCTGCCACTGGCTCGGCACTGACCATTTTGCTCGGGCGGCCGTTGATCCGGTTGAACTACCAGCAGTCCGACCGTGAGGCGGATTTCCGCTCCGAGCTCATCTACGTCCACCAGAAGGCCGAGGGGCTTGCCTTCACCCACGACGAGGCCCGGATGAAGGAGCGGCTGGGTGCGCGCATCGATCAACTTGTTCTCAACTTCCGCAAGATCGTCGCGGTGAACCGCAACCTGAATTTCTTCACCGGCGGCTACAACTACATGATCCAGTTGATCCCGGTGTTGTTTGTGGCGCCGATGTTCATCGCCGGCGGCGTTGAATTCGGGGTGATCGGCCAATCGACGATGGCGTTCGCCACGCTGGTCGGCGCGTTCTCGCTGATCATCACGCAGTTCCAATCGATCTCTTCCTATGCCTCGGTGGTCACGCGCCTCAGCGAGCTGATGGACGCCTCCGAGAACGCAGCGATCCGCAATTCCCGGTCTTGCCTGGACTGCCAAATGAATGCCGATCGCCTGGTCTATTCGAAGCTCTGCCTGCGCGCATCGGACACGGATGAGCGCCTGCTGTTGCGTGACCTCGATGCCACCTTCGAGGCGAAGCGCAATGTATTGATCATCGGACCGAATCCGGCGGCGAAGACTGCGTTGTTCCACGCCACCGCCGGTCTCCACGAGGCGGGCAGCGGCAGCATCCAGCGCCCGCCTCCGGAGAAGCTGGCCTTTGTACTGGAGCAACCGTACTTGCCGCCCGGTTCCTTGCGCGAGCTGTTGACGCCACCGGGGGCTCCGGCGGTCGCCGATCACGAGATCATGGCCCTCATCGATGATCTCGGCCTCGATGTGACGGGGTCTCGCGATCGGGATTTTGACACGCCGCGCCGGTGGGACGATGAACTGAGCCTGACCGATGGGCAATTCCTCGCGATTGCCCGCGCTCTCCTCACAAAGCCCGATTTTATTTTCCTCGACCATCTCGACGCCGCGCTCGATGGGGATGAGTTTCGCCGGGTCCGCGAGGTCATCGCCCGCCGCGGCGTGGCGGCGATTGTCTTTGGCAACGGCAAGTCTTCCGATAGCGGCTATGATGCCGTGCTGGAGCTGGCCGCCGATGGGACGTGGAGCTGGCGGGAGACGGCTGTGACACCAGCCGGGGGCGAAGGAGCCGCTTGA
- a CDS encoding alpha-amylase family glycosyl hydrolase: protein MKFVASLLLCLTASAMNAAERPVIYQLLPRLFGNTSETRKTNGTLAENGCGKFKDIDAVALRSLKDMGFTHLWLTGVLEQASGTAYPNRPADAPDILKGIAGSPYAIKDYFDVCPDYAVNPAKRLDEFKQLLDRCREHGLKVIIDFVPNHVARSYDSDVKPEHSFGKGDDTTAFFTRDNHFYYLRSSDAGGGPPLKLPTADMPGCTGRFAPETDFGRVTGNNVISWSPSINDWYETVKLNYGHDFTTGRNTTHLPGPESEPADVPKTWRTMDAILAYWQEMGVDGFRADMAHMIPMEFWRWSIKRARDREAGVFFSAEAYDNDPAKLTDGHVLDELLKSGFDAVYDDPVYDVLEGLYDSGKWANDLDTLTFTGERFHRSLRYAENHDEVRLASPKEWGGLGMHVGRPVSAVLFGMGRGPLMLYSGQEVGEPAAGQEGFGGDDARTTIFDYWSMPEFTKWSNSGKFDGGRLSEEQKALRAWYGKLIRLMHEPAFTKGEFYGLNHANNENAHFGRLDGETASGHWLYAYLRQDKTSGQAFLVVANFHGSQAIEGAKLRLPENAVEWLDKKDARTLQFTDRLASDWSVKSPVAPLAGEGVALPKLPPLSALVIEVAP from the coding sequence ATGAAGTTTGTGGCCAGCCTCCTGCTCTGTTTGACTGCTTCCGCAATGAATGCCGCCGAGCGACCCGTGATCTATCAGCTCCTGCCGCGGCTGTTCGGCAACACCTCCGAGACCCGCAAGACCAATGGCACGCTGGCGGAGAACGGCTGCGGGAAATTCAAGGATATCGATGCGGTCGCGCTGCGTTCGCTCAAGGACATGGGCTTCACCCACCTGTGGCTGACCGGCGTGCTGGAGCAAGCGAGCGGTACTGCCTATCCCAACCGCCCGGCCGATGCTCCGGACATCCTCAAGGGAATCGCCGGCAGTCCCTACGCCATCAAGGACTACTTCGACGTGTGCCCCGACTACGCGGTCAACCCGGCGAAGCGGCTGGATGAGTTCAAGCAATTGCTCGACCGCTGCCGGGAACATGGGCTGAAAGTCATCATCGACTTCGTGCCGAACCACGTCGCCCGCTCCTATGACTCGGACGTGAAGCCGGAGCACTCGTTCGGCAAGGGCGACGACACCACGGCCTTCTTCACCCGCGACAACCATTTCTACTACCTCCGTAGTAGCGACGCGGGCGGCGGCCCGCCGTTGAAACTGCCAACGGCGGACATGCCCGGCTGCACCGGCCGCTTCGCGCCGGAGACCGACTTTGGCAGGGTCACGGGAAACAACGTGATCTCATGGTCGCCTTCCATCAACGACTGGTACGAGACCGTGAAGCTGAACTACGGCCACGATTTCACCACCGGCCGCAATACCACCCACCTTCCCGGCCCCGAGTCCGAACCGGCGGACGTGCCGAAGACCTGGCGCACCATGGACGCCATCCTCGCTTACTGGCAGGAGATGGGCGTGGACGGCTTCCGGGCCGACATGGCGCACATGATCCCGATGGAATTCTGGCGCTGGTCCATCAAGCGCGCCCGCGATCGCGAGGCCGGCGTCTTCTTCTCCGCCGAGGCCTACGACAACGACCCCGCCAAGCTCACCGACGGCCACGTGCTCGACGAACTCCTCAAGTCCGGCTTCGACGCCGTCTATGACGACCCCGTCTATGACGTGCTCGAAGGCCTCTACGACTCCGGCAAGTGGGCCAACGACCTCGACACCCTCACCTTCACCGGCGAGCGCTTCCACCGCTCGCTGCGCTACGCCGAGAACCACGACGAGGTCCGCCTCGCCAGCCCCAAGGAGTGGGGCGGCCTCGGCATGCACGTCGGCCGGCCGGTGAGTGCCGTCCTCTTCGGCATGGGCCGCGGCCCGCTGATGCTCTACTCCGGCCAGGAAGTCGGCGAACCCGCCGCCGGCCAAGAAGGCTTCGGCGGCGACGACGCCCGCACCACCATCTTCGACTACTGGTCGATGCCGGAGTTCACGAAATGGTCTAACAGCGGCAAGTTCGACGGCGGCCGCCTGAGCGAGGAGCAAAAGGCCCTGCGGGCATGGTACGGCAAACTCATCCGCCTCATGCACGAACCCGCCTTCACCAAAGGCGAGTTCTACGGCCTCAACCACGCCAACAACGAAAACGCGCACTTCGGCCGCCTCGACGGCGAAACCGCCAGCGGCCACTGGCTCTACGCCTACCTGCGCCAAGACAAGACCAGCGGCCAAGCCTTCCTCGTCGTCGCGAATTTCCACGGCTCTCAAGCCATCGAAGGCGCGAAGCTACGCCTGCCGGAAAACGCCGTGGAGTGGCTGGATAAAAAGGACGCTAGGACGCTGCAGTTCACGGACCGTCTCGCTTCCGATTGGTCTGTCAAAAGCCCTGTCGCTCCCCTCGCCGGTGAAGGCGTTGCCCTTCCGAAACTCCCGCCACTCAGCGCGCTGGTGATCGAAGTCGCGCCCTGA
- a CDS encoding endonuclease/exonuclease/phosphatase family protein, whose amino-acid sequence MKFHERLFQIAPGLLGAFFFSLVGCEKKDQAGDWAAQAPPPPAEAPAKPAPKPVAPARVAKSADTPFTDVAAIEQGTVRFVVFNVENWLTMDSYVDGQSQQGRPKPEKERLAVAKVLAGQKPDILGVSEIGTEEDVKDLQGYLERAGHPMAHFYLTGGADPVRSLAILSRFPIGATALHENLTYRSMKREYDMQRGILDASIATPSGTYRFLGVHLKSKRDSQDGDQEEMRLNEAHLFRREIDAVFRDDPKARLVVYGDFNDTRNSPAVKAIRGAGNSPRSLQMIALKDSRGEYWTHYWDYQDLYSRIDYVMVSDALRRSVEWDRCKIVDDPEVATASDHRPLLVILK is encoded by the coding sequence GTGAAATTTCACGAGCGTCTGTTCCAGATCGCCCCGGGGTTACTCGGGGCGTTTTTCTTTTCGCTGGTCGGCTGCGAGAAGAAAGATCAGGCCGGGGATTGGGCGGCCCAGGCACCGCCTCCGCCCGCAGAAGCCCCCGCCAAGCCCGCCCCGAAACCGGTGGCACCGGCGCGGGTGGCGAAGTCTGCCGACACGCCGTTCACGGATGTCGCCGCGATCGAGCAGGGGACGGTCCGTTTCGTCGTCTTCAATGTGGAGAACTGGCTGACCATGGACAGCTATGTCGATGGCCAGAGTCAGCAGGGCAGGCCGAAGCCGGAAAAGGAGCGCCTCGCGGTGGCCAAGGTGCTGGCCGGGCAGAAGCCCGACATCCTCGGAGTCTCCGAAATCGGCACGGAGGAAGACGTGAAGGATCTCCAAGGCTACTTGGAACGGGCTGGTCATCCGATGGCGCATTTCTATCTCACTGGCGGTGCGGATCCTGTCCGCAGCCTCGCGATTCTTTCCCGCTTTCCCATTGGCGCGACAGCCCTTCACGAGAACCTGACCTATCGCTCGATGAAGCGGGAATACGATATGCAGCGCGGCATTCTCGACGCTTCCATCGCTACGCCCTCCGGCACCTATCGGTTTCTCGGCGTGCACCTGAAATCCAAACGTGACTCTCAGGACGGCGACCAGGAGGAAATGCGCTTGAACGAAGCGCACCTGTTCCGTCGCGAGATCGATGCCGTCTTCCGCGACGACCCCAAGGCGCGGCTGGTGGTTTACGGCGACTTCAATGACACGCGCAACAGCCCTGCCGTGAAGGCGATCCGCGGGGCGGGGAACAGCCCCCGTTCGCTGCAGATGATCGCCCTGAAAGACTCAAGGGGTGAATATTGGACGCACTACTGGGACTACCAGGATCTCTATTCGCGGATCGATTACGTGATGGTCAGCGATGCCCTGCGGCGCTCGGTCGAGTGGGATCGTTGCAAGATCGTCGACGATCCCGAAGTCGCCACTGCGAGCGATCACCGGCCGTTGCTGGTGATCTTGAAGTAG
- a CDS encoding zinc metallopeptidase gives MWKVVLILSLIPLVGACLARHWFWTKARMEGLRQDCGTSVRELRERLGLPPGRRGNETHAAALGNALRECGLALLEKEGNTFAKARVSGSFLTKALPALVLLVAVFAILSKRVPAGWAIAGAVGTVAFWTLVRLSGMAVEWRAVAKGTEALKASRALKRVADEDEVIRCAKASVWSTVWPF, from the coding sequence GTGTGGAAAGTCGTCCTCATCCTCTCCTTGATCCCGCTGGTCGGCGCCTGCCTCGCCCGGCACTGGTTCTGGACGAAGGCGCGGATGGAAGGCCTGCGGCAGGACTGCGGAACCAGCGTGCGCGAACTCCGGGAACGGCTCGGCCTTCCCCCCGGTCGCCGCGGCAATGAGACCCACGCCGCGGCCCTGGGCAATGCCCTGAGGGAATGCGGGTTGGCGCTGCTAGAGAAGGAAGGCAACACCTTCGCCAAGGCACGGGTCAGCGGCTCCTTCCTCACCAAGGCCCTGCCGGCGCTCGTCCTGCTGGTGGCGGTGTTCGCCATCTTGTCGAAGCGCGTTCCTGCTGGCTGGGCGATAGCCGGAGCGGTCGGGACCGTGGCATTCTGGACGCTGGTGCGCCTGTCCGGCATGGCCGTCGAGTGGCGCGCCGTGGCGAAGGGAACCGAAGCCCTGAAGGCCAGCCGTGCCTTGAAGCGCGTGGCCGATGAGGATGAAGTCATCCGCTGCGCCAAGGCCAGCGTCTGGAGCACGGTGTGGCCGTTTTGA